In Podospora pseudopauciseta strain CBS 411.78 chromosome 3, whole genome shotgun sequence, one genomic interval encodes:
- a CDS encoding hypothetical protein (COG:S; EggNog:ENOG503P3DQ), whose protein sequence is MHLILTGATGMVGTTVLDAMLKTTDISKISILSRRPVQLAEDAKDPRVNVIIHKDFSSYSPEVLSQLQDADGCVWALGISQTQVNKEDYITITKTYPLAFASAFQPALKATNKPFNFVYVSGQGATFQPGLFTPIFGKTKGETELALADVRKKNPLFRASTVRPGFIDWLDQDKSITKYMPPLGLARTGLGHALHPVFKFGMRGNWSPTEPLGGFLTGLAMGKWNEGLKTLKGDEGQVLEGGFPVVENNFFRRAMGLPR, encoded by the exons ATGCATCTCATCCTAACAGGCGCCACAGGCATGGTCGGCACCACGGTGCTCGACGCTATGCTCAAGACAACCGACATCTCCAAAATCTCCATCCTCAGTCGCCGGCCAGTGCAATTAGCTGAAGATGCCAAGGACCCCCGGGTCAACGTCATCATCCACAAGGACTTTTCCTCGTACAGTCCCGAGGTCCTCAGCCAACTCCAAGACGCGGACGGTTGTGTCTGGGCCCTTGGTATTAGCCAAACACAAGTGAACAAAGA GGActacatcaccatcaccaaaacctACCCATTGGCCTTTGCGTCAGCTTTCCAACCGGCCTTGAAAGCGACCAACAAGCCATTCAATTTTGTCTATGTCTCCGGCCAAGGTGCAACCTTCCAGCCGGGGCTCTTCACCCCCATCTTCGGCAAAACAAAAGGCGAGACAGAACTGGCATTGGCTGATGTCAGGAAAAAAAACCCGCTGTTTCGTGCAAGCACCGTCCGCCCTGGGTTTATCGACTGGCTCGACCAGGACAAGAGCATTACCAAGTACATGCCACCTCTGGGGCTTGCGAGGACGGGTTTGGGGCATGCGCTGCACCCTGTCTTCAAGTTTGGAATGAGAGGCAACTGGTCTCCAACAGAGCCGCTGGGTGGGTTTCTCACCGGTCTTGCGATGGGCAAGTGGAATGAGGGATTGAAGACGTTGAAAGGTGACGAGGGGCAGGTGCTGGAAGGAGGATTCCCTGTTGTGGAAAATAACTTCTTTAGAAGGGCGATGGGACTGCCCAGGTAG
- a CDS encoding hypothetical protein (EggNog:ENOG503NYG9; COG:S), with the protein MKLIPLILPSCLASAQALGQRLNFTVDATGRGCPPGSVSAAISPDAQVVTFGFDKLQAYIGPGYDLAARTSNCGVHITINRPNSHMQYAVVENTYHGYEHLDKSITLTLLSTLYRSDNAGQVMTTSAAIPGSGVGQTFTRTVAVPETEYLWSTCGSNSTRWMLSERISLTSRERGVEGKFRDEDEGVVPLTRQLRLLISPVQLRWPMLGNV; encoded by the exons ATGAAGCTAATCCCCCTTATTCTTCCCTCCTGCTTGGCCAGCGCTCAGGCTCTAGGCCAACGCCTGAATTTCACCGTCGACGCAACCGGCCGCGGCTGTCCACCGGGCTCTGTATCGGCTGCCATTTCCCCTGACGCCCAGGTCGTGACTTTTGGTTTCGACAAGCTCCAAGCTTACATCGGCCCAGGTTACGACCTTGCTGCAAGAACATCAAACTGTGGAGTCCATATCACGATCAATCGTCCAAACAGCCACATGCAGTatgctgttgttgagaaCACCTATCACGGCTATGAGCATCTGGACAAAAGTATCACTCTCACGCTCCTGTCGACGTTGTACCGCTCGGACAACGCGGGGCAGGTGATGACTACATCGGCCGCTATTCCGGGTTCAGGCGTGGGCCAGACATTCACCAGGACGGTGGCTGTTCCGGAGACCGAGTACTTGTGGTCAACATGTGGGAGCAATTCGACTCGGTGGATGTTGAGTGAAAGAATTTCATTGACGAGCAGGGAgaggggtgttgagggaaaGTTTcgggatgaggacgagggtgTTGTACCGCTGACAAGGCAGCTGCGGCTTCTG ATATCGCCAGTGCAACTGAGATGGCCGATGCTTGGGAATGTGTAA
- a CDS encoding hypothetical protein (EggNog:ENOG50KOG0156; COG:Q): MIYLSLIVTLAALFFTYRILSRTSRYLRLAHIPGPLPAKITTLWLTYHQSTGSLARHLSSLSKRYGPIYRIAPNWVITSDPAAIRQLWSARGPWYRGQWYDMFRMDQPVSTVLSERDNHKHAAIKAKLLPGYSGKDVDNLHEAVDRRVADLVQLIERKYLSDDERGVYRPMDLAEKATFMTQDVISELAIGRCFECLVHDRDIYGQMTGVTGSLPLVITLATIPWTLGLLQNPLVRALLPKEKLEGVVRQQELAKKQAAERFGEDKVVRRDMLGSFVKHGLGHTNAWLETFVQIGAGSDTTATAIRMTMFYLMSSPGSYKRLQNEIDAAIREGRVSSPIAEEEARRLPYLQAVMKEGLRLSSPVMGLLPRICDTEQTVCGVRIPPGTNVCWDAISIFRNQETFGADADAFRPERWLVEMEDVDKKSMEFVQGLVFGTSGRFECLGKGIAMLELNKVFVELLRRFDFALVNPLMPLTSRDYSLSLQTDLWTRITRRHVHS, translated from the exons ATGATATACCTATCGCTAATTGTCACTCTCGCTGCCCTTTTCTTCACCTACCGGATCCTCTCCCGCACATCGCGCTACCTCCGCCTCGCTCACATCCCCGgccccctcccagccaaaaTCACCACCCTCTGGCTCACCTACCACCAAAGCACCGGATCCCTCGCCCGGcatctctcctccctctccaaacgCTACGGCCCCATATACCGCATCGCCCCCAACTGGGTCATCACCAGCGACCCCGCCGCCATCCGCCAACTATGGTCTGCCCGCGGCCCGTGGTACCGAGGACAATGGTACGACATGTTCCGCATGGACCAGCCCGTGAGCACCGTCCTCTCAGAGCGAGACAACCACAAGCACGCCGCGATAAAAGCAAAGCTCCTCCCAGGGTACAGCGGCAAAGACGTGGACAACCTCCACGAGGCCGTCGACCGCCGAGTGGCAGATTTGGTGCAGCTGATCGAGAGAAAATACCTATCTGATGATGAAAGGGGGGTGTACAGACCAATGGACCTGGCGGAAAAGGCCACCTTCATGACACAAGATGTGATCTCGGAGCTGGCGATAGGACGCTGCTTCGAGTGCTTGGTCCACGACCGGGATATCTACGGGCAGATGACCGGGGTGACGGGATCGTTGCCATTGGTGATAACGCTGGCGACCATACCCTGGACGCTCGGGTTGTTGCAGAACCCACTAGTTAGAGCGCTGTTGCCgaaggagaagctggagggggtggtgaggcagcaggagctggccaagaagcaggcGGCGGAGCGGTTTGGGGAGGACAAAGTTGTGAGGCGGGATATGCTCGGGAGCTTTGTCAAGCATGGGTTGGGCCATACGAACGCGTGGCTGGAGACGTTTGTGCAGATTGGGGCGGGGAGCGACACAACGGCGACGGCGATCAGGATGACCATGTTTTACCTGATGAGCTCACCTGGGAGCTATAAGAGGCTGCAAAACGAGATTGATGCTGCGAtacgggaggggagggtgtcgagTCCCATTGCAGAGGAAGAGGCACGGCGGCTGCCGTACTTGCAGGCTGTGATGAAGGAGGGACTGAGGCTGTCTTCGCCAGTGATGGGCCTCCTTCCGAGGATATGCGACACGGAGCAAACTGTCTGTGGCGTCAGAATCCCGCCTGGGACAAACGTCTGCTGGGatgccatctccatcttccgAAATCAGGAAACTTTTGGGGCTGACGCTGACGCGTTTCGACCAGAGAGGTGGTTAGTGGAGATGGAAGATGTGGACAAGAAAAGTATGGAGTTTGTGCAAGGCCTTGTCTTTGGAACTTCTGGCAGATTTGAATGCCTGGGGAAGGGGATCGCGATGCTCGAACTTAACAAGGTGTTTGTCGAG CTTTTGAGGCGGTTTGACTTTGCACTTGTCAATCCGCTGATGCCATTGACCTCCCGCGATTATTCCTTGTCTCTTCAGACTGATTTGTGGACTAGAATAACCAGACGACATGTTCATTCGTAG
- a CDS encoding hypothetical protein (EggNog:ENOG503P7T4; COG:S) codes for MPATSTPDQLQPPPRDTIFYLSLDPQPPSPAAPTLILLHGLTSSHLEWSLVIPHLQPHYHLLLVDLPAHSRSSSLPPPYTIPSMADQVASIIQSHARNSQAHVVGMSMGGFVTLNLARRYPSLCLSAFVSGATPLEGITRWLARNNWVLYYGFWLSNLIITDGMYDWMCRVMDMKEHRELRRETVRNVKWEVIRDVYGSIVEEFTVEGMAEVGQVRCLSVAGGKQDQVEVTRRVGQVWKERGLTGRLGSRAFVVRGAVHAWDLQFPDVFAGGIRSWVERDELPVQFEVLE; via the coding sequence ATGCCAGCAACAAGCACGCCCGACCagctccaacccccaccccgaGACACGATTTTCTACCTCTCTCTCgacccccaacctcccagtCCAGCCGCAccaaccctcatcctcctccatggcCTCACATCCTCCCATCTCGAATGGTCCCTCGTCATCccacacctccaacctcactaccaccttctcctcgtcgACCTCCCAGCCCactcccgctcctcctccctcccacccccatacaccatcccctccatgGCCGATCAAGTAGCATCAATCATCCAGTCCCACGCACGGAACAGCCAAGCCCACGTGGTTGGCATGTCCATGGGCGGCTTCGTCACCCTCAATCTCGCCCGCCGGTACCCCTCCCTCTGTCTCTCGGCGTTTGTCTCTGGCGCCACACCTTTGGAGGGTATCACGAGGTGGTTGGCAAGGAACAATTGGGTATTATACTATGGGTTCTGGCTGTCAAACCTGATCATCACAGATGGGATGTATGACTGGATGTGCCGGGTGATGGACATGAAGGAGCATCGTGAGCTGCGGCGGGAGACTGTGAGGAATGTCAAGTGGGAGGTGATCAGGGATGTGTATGGGAGCATTGTGGAGGAGTTCACCGTGGAGGGGATGGCAGAGGTGGGCCAGGTGAGGTGTTTGAGTGTTGCTGGGGGAAAGCAAGATCAGGTTgaggtgacgaggagggTTGGTCAGGTCTGGAAGGAAAGGGGTTTGACTGGGCGGCTGGGTAGCCGGGCATTTGTGGTCAGAGGGGCGGTGCATGCTTGGGATTTGCAGTTTCCTGACGTTTTTGCTGGTGGTATTAGGAGCTGGGTTGAGAGGGACGAGTTGCCGGTTCAGTTTGAAGTTTTGGAATGA